The genomic stretch GGCGGGCTTCCAGATAATAGTCGCGGTTCGGCAGGCCGATGCCCGACTGGCCGGTGGAGACGACGTAGCGGGTCGGCTGTTTCGCATCGATGGTGATGCCGCTGCCGAAGAAGGAGCCGCCGAAACGGCCGACCGTCTGACCCATATAGACGGCCATCTTCTCATGGCTGTCGGCGGCGCGGATGGCGGCCAGATAGGGTTGCAGCGGCTGGGCGTCGAGCTGATCGATCCGGGCCTGGTCGATGTAGGACCGATAGGCGTCGGCCACCTTGGCCTCGTCCGAACCGGGCGCCAGATCGGTGCGCGCGGCCAGGCCCAGGACCAGTTGCTTCATCCGGTTGTCGGACAGTTCGCGCAGCAGGGCGAAGGAGCCGTAGCTGGTGCGGTCCGACGGGATGACCAGCTTGTCGAAGGCCGCGCCGTTGGCGTAGCGGAAGAAGTCGTCGCCCGGCTTCACCGAGGTGTCGCGGCCGGCCATGTCGAAGCCCCAGGTTCCATAGCGGGGCGCATCGACGCCCTGCCAGCCGGCGGCGGTCTCTTCACCCGAGAACAGGGAAACGATCGAGCAGGTCTCGTCGATACAGGCGTGATCGTGGTCGAGGTCCTGAGCGAAGGCGGCGCTGGCCGGCAGCAGAAGGGCGGCGGCGGCGGCCCCGATAAGCAGTCTTTTCATCACTGTATCCTAGGTTCCGCCCCCGAAACGGGCGGGTCGGGGCGGACCCTAGACCGGAGGCGGGACCTGTCGCCTTAAAAAAATTTCATGAAACGGTCACGGCGCCTCGCCACGACCGACAGTTCAGGGTCAGATGCTCCAGATCGGGAGGGCGAATGCACGGGCAGGGCGGAGACTATAAGGATCTGGTGGTCTTCCTGGCCGCCGCCGGGGTGATCGTGCCCCTGGTCAACCGGCTGAAGATCAGTCCGGTTCTGGGGTTTCTGGCGGCCGGCGTGGTGTTGGGCCCCAGCGGCCTCGCGCGGTTTTCGGACACCATCCCCTGGCTGTCCTATTTCACCATCAGCGATCCCGACCAACTGGCGCAGCTGTCCGAGCTGGGGGTCGCCTTCCTGCTGTTCATGATCGGGCTGGAGCTGTCGTGGGAGCGGCTGCGGGCCATGCGCCGACTGGTCTTCGGCCTGGGGCTGATGCAGGTCCTGGCCTGCACCCTGGTGCTGGCGGGCCTGTTCATTCTGGTGGGCCAGACGCCGGTCAGCGCGGCGGTGCTGGGCATGGGCCTGGCCCTGTCGTCGACGGCCGTGGTCATGCCGGTTCTGGCCGAGAGCGGGCGGCTGAAGGGGACCGTCGGCCGTTCGACCTTCGCCATACTGCTGGCCCAGGACCTGTCGGTCGCGCCGATCCTGATCACCGTCAGCGTCCTGGCCGCGGTCGCCCAGGCGGGCGGGTCGCTGGATCCGGCCGTGCTGGGGCGGTCGCTGTTCACCCTGGTGCCGGCCGCCATCGGCCTGGGCCTGTTGGTCCTGCTGGGCCGGGTCGTGCTGCGGCCGATGTTCCGCTCGGTCGCGCGGGCGCGCAAGTCGGCCCAGGGCGGTGAGCTGTTCGTCGCCGCCAGCCTGCTGGTGGTGGTCGCCGCCGGTCTGGCGGCCCAGGCCAGCGGCCTGTCCATGAGCATCGGCGCCCTGGTCGCCGGGGTCCTGCTGGCCGAGACCGAGTTCCGCCGCGAGGTTGAGGTCTCCATAGAGCCGTTCAAGGGCCTATTGCTGGGGGTCTTCTTCGTCGGGGTCGGCTTGGGGCTGGACCTCGGGGCGGTCGCCGCCAATCCCGTCCTGCTGTTCGGCATGGCCCTGGCCATCACCGTGGTGAAGACCGGGGTCATCTTCGGCCTGGCGCGCCTGTGGGGCCTGGGGCCACGACCGGCGATCGAGACCGCCCTGGTTCTGGCGCCCGCCGGTGAATTCGCCTTCGTGGTCTTCGCCACCGGCCTGGTCGAAGGGATCGCCCCCGCCGGCCTGACCAGCACCGTCGCCCTGTCGGCGACCCTGAGCATCTTCTCGATCCCCCTGCTGGCCTTTCTGGGCCAAAGGCTGTCGCGCGAGAAGGCGCCGGACCTGCCGACCACGCCCGAGGGCGAAGCGCCGCCCGAACAGGCCGACGGCGCCGTCATCATCGTCGGCTTCGGCCGGGTGGGCCGGCTGATCGGAGAACTGCTGAAAGAGCACGGCCAGGCCTTCATCGCCCTGGACACGGACGCCGCCTCCGTCGCCGCCGGGCGGCGTGACGGGCTCGACGTCTTCTATGGGGACGCGGGGCGGGCGGAGATGCTGGCCCACTGCGGCGTCCTGTCCACCCGCGCCCTGATCGTCACCATGGACGCCCCGACCAAGGTGGACGAGGTGGTGACGACGGCGCGCGCGCTGCGCGACGACCTGATCATCATCGCCCGCGCCCGCGACGACCAGCATGCCGCGCGCCTCTATGCGCTGGGCGTCACCGATGCGGTGCCGGAGACGACCGAGGCCAGCCTGCAGCTGGCGGAAAACACCCTGGTCGATCTGGGCGTGCCCATGGGACTGGTGCTGGCTTCGATCCACGAAAAACGGGATCAGTTCCGCAGAACCTTCCAGGCCGCCATACCCGCCGGGGGACGCAGCAGAACCACCCGCGCGTTGAGAATGCCTCAAAATGGGACAGGTAACCATAACGGTTAAGCTTAGAATTCACGACCTTAGCCGCCACATTCGCTTTCGCGACCCATTTTCGTCATGGTTCCGTGATGCAAGCCCTGCTTCGATATCGCGCGTTTGGCGGGTGAAGAGTCAGAACGTCTCACCCACAGTTCAAGCGACGACCCAACCCACTTCGGGCTCCGTCAGGGCTTCCGAAAATGCGTAGAGTAAAAGCCTGATTTTATGACCGATTCCGTTCTCTCGACTGAAGCCGCTCCCCGTCTGAACCGCCGTCAGGCCGCCAAGATCAGGACTCGTCAGAAGGTTCTGGACGCCGCGCGCTCGCTGTTCGCCGAGCGCGGCTATGATCCGGCGACGATCCGCGACATCGCCAAGGGCGCCGGCATGTCGACCGGCGCCGTCTTCGCCAACTTCCAGGACAAGGCCGAACTGTTCGAGGCCGTCCTGACCGAAGACATGTCGCGCCTCGCCGAGGTGGTCGAAGCCGGCGCCCCCGACGGCGAGCCGGTTCGCCAACGCCTGCTGGGCGCCCTCAGCGCCGGCTATCATTCGTCGCTGGACCAGCTGCCCCTGTTCCAGGCCATCGTCGCCCGGTCCTGGTTCCAGCCCCTGGCCGCCGAAATGCGCGCCCGCGCGGCGACCAAGAACCTGCTGCTGGCCATTGGCGGCATTCTTCAGGAAGCCGTCACTAAGGGCGAAGTCAGCAAGGACGCCGACATCCGCCTGTTGGTCGAACTGATCTGGGACGCCTATCTGTCGAACTATCGCCGCGCCGCCTATGACGAATGGGACGCCCGGGCCCTGTCCGCCCATATGGGCAAGCAGATCGACGTGATCCTGGCCGGCGCCCTGTCGAAGAAATAAGCGGCCGGCCCTCCCAGGCCGCTCAAACCAAGGCCCGCCCGCGTTTCGTCGCCGGCGGGCCTTTGTCTGTCTGCGGGAGGGCTTGCTTCAGCTGCGACGTTTCAGGGTGACATAGAAGGCGCCGTTGCCGCCGTGACGCTGGTGGGCGACGGTGAAACCGGAGACCACGCCGCGCAGGGCCGGCGACTGCATCCATTCCCCGAAGGCGGCGCGGATCACCCCGCCCCCCAGCCGTCCCTGGCCGGTGATGACCAGGACCGCCCGCAGGCCGCGTGCCTGGCAGGATGTCAGGAAGGCTCGAAGTTGATCCTCGGCCTCGAACCGGCCGAAACCGTGCAGGTCGATGCGGGCCTCGATGGGGTCGCGCTCGCGCGACAGGCGCTGCTTGCGGCGGGGCTCCAGATCCTCGGGGGCCGGTTTGGGGCGGCTGCCGATGGGACGAGGTTCAACGGGCTTGGCGACGGCCGTGGTCCGGGCGGGCGAGGGCTTGGCCAGAAGACGCGGACGTTCGCTCGGAGCGATGACCAGATGCGCCGGCGCCTCGGCGCCCGGCGTGACCCGGGCGGGCTTGCGGGTGCGGGGAGCCGCCACCGTGCCGGTGATCCGGGTCCAGATGCGACGGTCCTCGGGCGTCAGCCCGTTCTCGTCCCGTCCGGGGCCCTTGCGCTTCATCCGGCCTCGTCGTCCTCATAGGGCCCGGACGGGCCCGGCTCGTGAACCAGCAGGTCGCCGGGCTGGCAGGCTAGTTCGCGGCACAGGGCGTCCAGGGTCGAGAACCGCACCGCCCGCGCCTTGCCCGTCTTTAGAATCGACAGGTTGGCCACCGTCACCCCGACCCGGTCGGCGAGTTCGGTCAACGACATGCGGCGTTCGACGAGGACGCGATCAAGCTGGACGCGGATGGCCATGGGTCAGTCCTACTGGAAACGGGTCAGATCGTCAGTTCGGATTCGCGGCGCAGGCGCGCGCCCTCGCGGAACACCTCCGCCAGGACGAAGACGATCAGGACCGAGAATATGGGGGTCAGCAGTTCGCCCAGCCCCTGGGGGTCCATCACCCCCGGCGCCAGACGGGCGGCGACGACGCCCTGGGCCAGCCAGACGCCGCCGGTCACCACCGCCAGGATCAGGCCGATCTGGCGCAGACGCAGGACATTGGCGGGATGGAAAGGGTCGCCCATGGTCAGGGTGCGAAAGATCCGGCGCAGGCTGCGCAGGATCAGCATGAAGCCGCCGAAATAGGCGGTGGCGGCGCCGAGGCCGAACAGCAGCAGGGTGCGCGTCAACGGCAGTTGCCGCCCGCCTTCGTCGCCGGTGACGGTGATGTTCACATTATCCAAGGGGATGAAGACGGCGGCGATCAGCAGCAAGAGCAGCACGCCGGTGATCAGCCAGAGCAGAATATAGGCCACGTCCAGCGCCACCTTCAGCACGCTGGAGACGGAGCCGGGCCCCATGGCCCTGAGGGGGGCGGTCATGGCGCCCAGGGATTTCAGCAGGGTCGGGATCGTGCGCGCCCCCGTCGGGACAGAGGCCGCGTCGCGCTTCAGCGGATTTCGCGGCGGGAGCAGGCGCATGATCGACAGGTCTCAGATCGGAAGAAGGGGCGAGGCGGCCGCGCGGGGTCCGGCGAACCCACGCGCAGCTCTATACATCGCGATCTTCGTCAAGGTCGTCAAAGCTCTCGTGATCGAAACAAGGGTGGACTTGGGCCCGATCAGAAGGCTTGAACCAGGATGGCGACCAGGGCGGTCGGCAGGGCGGCGATCAGGACGGTGTTGACGAAAGCGGCGCCGACCTTGTCCAGGAAGAGCGAGAGGTTCATCGTATGCATTGTGGTTCTCCGTCGTTTTTGTTTGGGCGATTATCGCCCGTTGGTTTTGTTTTCCGCACGATCATTCCGGTTTTCCGGAAAGTTCAGAACGTTGCGGCCCCGTCCCTGACGATCAATAGATAGGCCGTGCGGCACGGAAAAGCACGTTACATATCGTTTAAC from Brevundimonas sp. SL130 encodes the following:
- a CDS encoding TetR/AcrR family transcriptional regulator, giving the protein MTDSVLSTEAAPRLNRRQAAKIRTRQKVLDAARSLFAERGYDPATIRDIAKGAGMSTGAVFANFQDKAELFEAVLTEDMSRLAEVVEAGAPDGEPVRQRLLGALSAGYHSSLDQLPLFQAIVARSWFQPLAAEMRARAATKNLLLAIGGILQEAVTKGEVSKDADIRLLVELIWDAYLSNYRRAAYDEWDARALSAHMGKQIDVILAGALSKK
- a CDS encoding DUF2975 domain-containing protein; translated protein: MRLLPPRNPLKRDAASVPTGARTIPTLLKSLGAMTAPLRAMGPGSVSSVLKVALDVAYILLWLITGVLLLLLIAAVFIPLDNVNITVTGDEGGRQLPLTRTLLLFGLGAATAYFGGFMLILRSLRRIFRTLTMGDPFHPANVLRLRQIGLILAVVTGGVWLAQGVVAARLAPGVMDPQGLGELLTPIFSVLIVFVLAEVFREGARLRRESELTI
- a CDS encoding cation:proton antiporter yields the protein MHGQGGDYKDLVVFLAAAGVIVPLVNRLKISPVLGFLAAGVVLGPSGLARFSDTIPWLSYFTISDPDQLAQLSELGVAFLLFMIGLELSWERLRAMRRLVFGLGLMQVLACTLVLAGLFILVGQTPVSAAVLGMGLALSSTAVVMPVLAESGRLKGTVGRSTFAILLAQDLSVAPILITVSVLAAVAQAGGSLDPAVLGRSLFTLVPAAIGLGLLVLLGRVVLRPMFRSVARARKSAQGGELFVAASLLVVVAAGLAAQASGLSMSIGALVAGVLLAETEFRREVEVSIEPFKGLLLGVFFVGVGLGLDLGAVAANPVLLFGMALAITVVKTGVIFGLARLWGLGPRPAIETALVLAPAGEFAFVVFATGLVEGIAPAGLTSTVALSATLSIFSIPLLAFLGQRLSREKAPDLPTTPEGEAPPEQADGAVIIVGFGRVGRLIGELLKEHGQAFIALDTDAASVAAGRRDGLDVFYGDAGRAEMLAHCGVLSTRALIVTMDAPTKVDEVVTTARALRDDLIIIARARDDQHAARLYALGVTDAVPETTEASLQLAENTLVDLGVPMGLVLASIHEKRDQFRRTFQAAIPAGGRSRTTRALRMPQNGTGNHNG
- a CDS encoding Smr/MutS family protein; amino-acid sequence: MKRKGPGRDENGLTPEDRRIWTRITGTVAAPRTRKPARVTPGAEAPAHLVIAPSERPRLLAKPSPARTTAVAKPVEPRPIGSRPKPAPEDLEPRRKQRLSRERDPIEARIDLHGFGRFEAEDQLRAFLTSCQARGLRAVLVITGQGRLGGGVIRAAFGEWMQSPALRGVVSGFTVAHQRHGGNGAFYVTLKRRS
- a CDS encoding helix-turn-helix domain-containing protein, which produces MAIRVQLDRVLVERRMSLTELADRVGVTVANLSILKTGKARAVRFSTLDALCRELACQPGDLLVHEPGPSGPYEDDEAG